One stretch of Eupeodes corollae chromosome 2, idEupCoro1.1, whole genome shotgun sequence DNA includes these proteins:
- the LOC129947013 gene encoding LIM homeobox transcription factor 1-beta has product MLEDQHHVPISMFPLDMKCHQQQQQQQQQHPHHCQQPIVSGLGPGPGVAVSSSASGTATLSSSSLPPPQSMTTGNDRMLTSAIIQPTITEAMSDVGGVLENRTTNHNNNATNNSNNNNNNSSGSGNSNNVTDNNINGNHKTNSVGNQQQQHHHQHHHHPNAHPHPQHQQHPPAPSLHHHQSRTILSDCSSSLCSMQNCGPSQLHNNPHHHSHSHSHYLQHHHQSSASAAAAAAAAALHQQQSLSSVLAAAAAAAAVSAAASVTTASTSSLGSSVSLQCGYCCQQICDRYIMRVVDTSYHEGCLKCTTCSINLVHSCFIRDGKLYCRIDYERLFIRNRCLGCGHKIGSDELVMRALENVFHLKCFACVVCGVLLKKGEQYVVKQGQLFCRFDYEKEVEMLQGYEDFYGDELFPPKLDGRRGPKRPRTILNTQQRRAFKASFEVSPKPCRKVRENLAKDTGLSLRIVQVWFQNQRAKVKKIQKKAKQEQKGASETDSQESDSSLAKVKDEAHSDSESLESPFSLGEKSRLIKDEIQNENTPFNCTETNKENCNKTNEPILNTILGLSYATFQQLIGPFNQPPMINPIDRLYSMQNSYFRPEDINFNECKDPEEN; this is encoded by the exons ATGCTCGAGGATCAACATCATGTCCCGATTTCCATGT TTCCATTGGATATGAAATGCcatcaacaacagcagcaacaacagcaacaacatcccCATCATTGTCAACAACCGATTGTATCCGGCCTTGGACCTGGACCCGGAGTGGCGgtatcatcatcagcatcaggaACAGCAACATTATCTTCATCGTCCCTGCCACCACCACAATCAATGACAACCGGAAACGACAGAATGTTAACAAGTGCAATCATTCAACCGACAATAACCGAAGCTATGTCAGATGTTGGTGGTGTCCTCGAAAACAGGACAACCAACCACAATAACAATGCcaccaacaacagcaacaataacaacaacaacagcagtgGCAGTGGCAACAGTAACAATGTCACCGATAACAATATCAATGGCAATCATAAAACTAATAGTGTTggcaaccaacaacaacaacaccaccaTCAACATCACCATCATCCCAACGCCCACCCACACCCCCAACATCAGCAGCATCCTCCAGCGCCTTCCCTCCATCACCACCAGTCCAGGACGATTCTAAGTGATTGCAGCAGTTCCTTGTGCAGCATGCAAAATTGTGGCCCATCACAATTGCATAACAACCCACATCACCATTCCCACTCGCATTCACATTACCTGCAGCATCATCATCAATCCTCGGCATCAGCAGCAGCGGCGGCGGCAGCAGCAGCGTTACATCAACAGCAATCGTTATCTTCGGTCCTCGCGGCTGCGGCCGCTGCAGCGGCTGTTTCAGCTGCTGCTTCAGTTACTACCGCATCCACATCGTCACTGGGCTCCTCGGTGTCCTTGCAATGTGGCTACTGTTGTCAGCAAATATGTGATCGATATATAATGCGTGTGGTGGACACATCATACCATGAGGGATGCCTCAAGTGCACTACGTGCTCCATAAACTTGGTGCATTCGTGCTTTATTCGCGATGGCAAACTCTACTGTCGGATTGACTATGAGAG actctTTATACGAAATCGTTGCCTTGGATGCGGACACAAGATTGGCTCTGATGAGCTTGTGATGAGAGCACTCGAAAacgttttccatttaaaatgttttgcctGCGTTGTTTGTGGTGTACTGTTAAAAAAGGGCGAACAATATGTGGTAAAACAGGGACAACTCTTCTGTCGATTTGATTATGAGAAGGAAGTGGAAATGCTCCAAGGATACG aGGATTTCTATGGTGATGAATTGTTTCCACCAAAATTAGATGGCAGACGAGGACCGAAACGACcaagaacaattttaaataccCAACAACGAAGAGCATTTAAGGCATCATTTGAAGTCTCCCCGAAACCATGTCGTAAGGTTAGAGAAAACCTTGCAAAGGACACTGGGTTGAGTCTGAGAATTGTTCAG GTCTGGTTTCAGAATCAACGAGCTAAAGTGAAGAAAATTCAGAAGAAGGCTAAGCAAGAGCAGAAAGGTGCTAGTGAGACGGATTCACAAGAATCGGATAGTAGTTTGGCGAAGGTTAAAGATGAAGCACATAGTGACAGTGAGTCCCTGGAATCGCCGTTTTCATTGGGGGAAAAGTCACGATTGATCAAAGacgaaattcaaaatgaaaatacacCATTTAATTGCACGGAGACGAACAAAG aaaattgCAACAAAACAAACGAACCCATCCTCAACACAATTCTTGGACTAAGTTATGCCACATTCCAGCAGCTTATTGGTCCATTCAACCAACCACCGATGATCAATCCAATTGACCGATTGTACAGTATGCAGAATTCCTATTTTCGTCCTgaagatataaattttaatgaatgcaaGGATcctgaagaaaattaa